The genome window AGCGCGCTGTTCGTCGTTGAGATCGCGGAACCGCACGACGGCGCGGCCGGCGGAGATGCGTCCGACAGCTTCGATCACATCGCCGCTCTGGGTGCGCAGGTAGAGCGCGAAGCGCTCGCCGGTGCGCCGCAATGACGACAGGACGGCATCGAGTTCGCCGGCGGATTCCGGCGACAGCCAGGTGCCGAAGGCGACAAAGGCGGTGCCGCTGCGCGGCGCGCCGGAAGTCTCCGACAGGCGGCCGACGACGGTCGGCGGGCTCGCGGGGCGATTCCACACGACGATGCGCTGGTCATCGGTGTCGAGCAGTGCCTCGGCCTGCTCCACGCTGGCGCGAAAATCCTCGATGCCCTGTTCCAGGCGGGCGATGTTTTCTTCCGAGCGGCGGCGGCCGCGAAGTAGCGCCATGGAGCTGACGACGGCGAAGCAAAGCGCGCCGATCAGCGAAACGATCCAGAGGATTTCGAGATAGCCGAGCCCCCGGCCCAACGAGTTGAAGGTTACCGCGCCGGATGCCGGTGCCGACAAGACCGAAGTGCCCAGTATGGTGCTAACGGTGACCGCCCACGATCGCCACATCGTGCTTCGAATCCCTCTATGCCCCCCGCCATGCAAAGCCATGGGAAGGTCCTTTCCGCCGCTGGAAGCCCTTTGAAAAACGCTGTGCGAACCGGGCTTCGGTGCCTCTTCGAAACGCCTGATTCGGGTCACCATACCGCGTTCTGGAATCGCGCTGTAGAGTCCAGAACGGGAACGGATTTTTTTGCGCTTCCCACGATGCCGGCGGTGAGCGTCGACGGCCACAGGGCTTGTGCGATGCAGCAACGGGCACGGCGACTTTCGGCAACGACGCCCCGGGGCGTGCAGACCGACAAGGCAAATCGTTTTCGAGGCAAATGTTTTTCGGCTGACGGTGCGCGTGGGCGGGCGATTTTCGAGCCGCTCGCGAGCCCGCAAAACGAACGCCCCCGGCGCGGTGTGTCGCGTCGGGGGCGCTGAATTTTTTCGTCGCGACGGGCATACCCGGATGGGGATAACCCGGATCGACAGGTCAGTACTTGTAGAGATCCGACTTGAACGGACCGGTCTCGGACACGCCGATATAGGCAGCCTGTTCCGGCGTCAGGGTCGACAGGGTGACGCCGAGCTTGTCGAGGTGCAGACGGGCGACCTTTTCGTCGAGGTGCTTGGGCAGCACGTAGACTTCGTTCTTGTACTGGTCGTTGCGGGTCCACAGTTCGATCTGGGCAAGCACCTGGTTGGTGAACGATGCCGACATGACGAAGCTCGGGTGACCGGTGGCGTTGCCGAGATTGACCAGACGGCCTTCGGACAGAAGCAGCATGCGGGTGTCATCCGGGAAGGTGATCATGTCGACCTGCGGCTTGACGTTGTTCCACTTGAAGTTCTTCAGGCCGGCGACCTGAATTTCGTTGTCGAAGTGGCCAATGTTGCAGACGATCGCCATGTCCTTCATCGCCCGCATGTGGTCGACGGTGATGACGTCCTTGTTGCCGGTCGCGGTGACGAAGATGTCGGCCATCGGCGCGGCCTCTTCCATGGTCTTGACCTCGAAGCCGTCCATCGCGGCCTGCAGGGCGCAGATCGGGTCGATCTCGGTGACCATGACGCGGGCGCCGGCACCGGCCAGCGACTGGGCCGAGCCCTTGCCGACATCGCCATAGCCGGCGACGCAGGCGACCTTGCCGGCCATCATGACGTCGGTGGCGCGGCGGATGCCGTCGACGAGCGATTCACGGCAGCCATAGCGGTTGTCGAACTTCGACTTGGTGACGGAGTCGTTGACGTTGAAGGCCGGGAACGGCAGGTCGCCGCGTTCCTGCATCTGGTAGAGACGCATGACGCCGGTGGTGGTCTCTTCGGAAACGCCGCGAATGTTGCCACGCACCTTGGAGAACCAGCCCGGGTTCTTTTCCAGCCGGCGACGGATGGCGGCGTACAGCGCCTCCT of Hyphomicrobiales bacterium contains these proteins:
- a CDS encoding adenosylhomocysteinase, translating into MTAEYHVKDLGLADWGRTEITIAETEMPGLMASREEFGKAQPLKGARIAGSLHMTIQTAVLIETLVALGAEVRWASCNIFSTQDHAAAAIAKAGIPVFAEKGETLEEYWDYADRILDWGNGETANMILDDGGDATLMVILGAKAETDPTVLDNPHSEEEEALYAAIRRRLEKNPGWFSKVRGNIRGVSEETTTGVMRLYQMQERGDLPFPAFNVNDSVTKSKFDNRYGCRESLVDGIRRATDVMMAGKVACVAGYGDVGKGSAQSLAGAGARVMVTEIDPICALQAAMDGFEVKTMEEAAPMADIFVTATGNKDVITVDHMRAMKDMAIVCNIGHFDNEIQVAGLKNFKWNNVKPQVDMITFPDDTRMLLLSEGRLVNLGNATGHPSFVMSASFTNQVLAQIELWTRNDQYKNEVYVLPKHLDEKVARLHLDKLGVTLSTLTPEQAAYIGVSETGPFKSDLYKY